Within Synechococcus sp. NB0720_010, the genomic segment ATCCGCCCCATGGCAGCGCGACGCGATTCCGAAGGGGGCAGGTCGCCTCCCGCCCCCTCCTCCGCTGAAGGCATGCCAAGGGCATCGGCGGTGAAGCCAAGCCGGCCGACGAGCTTTCCGGCCCGCATTTGAAACAGCTGCACTGCCGCCACCCGCTCGTCGGCAGCCATGGCCAAGACATCGCGTGAGATCGAGCTATCGCCAAGGCTCATCTTCTGATCCGCCGTCAGCGTGTCGATGCCCTGGAGCTGATCGCGCACCCGGGCAGCACTCTCAAAATCCAGGCGCTCGGCGTAGCGCTCCATTTGCTCATGGAGCAGGTCCAGCAGCTCTTCATTGCGTCCCTGGAAGACCATCGCCACCTGCCTCAAGGTGCGGTGGTAGTCCTCGGAGCTGATCTTTTGTTGGCAGACCCCAGGGCAGCGGCCGATGTCGTAATTCAGACAGGTCCGATCCCGATGGAGAGGCTGGGGGCGCTGACGCAGGGGAAAGACCCGTTTGACCAAGCCCAGGGTGCGCCGCAACAGGCCAACATCCACATAGGGCCCATAAAAACGATCCAGGGGTGAGCGGAAGCGCCGCCTGCGGGTGATGAAGATGCGCGGGTAGGCCTCGCTCCAGGTGATGCAGAGGTAGGGATATTTCTTGTCGTCCTTCAGCAGCACGTTGAAGTGCGGCTGGTGGTTCTTGATCAGGTTCGCCTCAAGGGCGAGGGCCTCTGCCTCGCTGTCGGTGACGATGAACTCGATCTCACAGACCTGCCTCACCATCAGGGCGATGCGCGGGGAGTGGCCATGGCCACTCCCGCTTTGGAAGTAACTGCGGACCCGGTTGCGCAGCACCTTGGCTTTTCCGATGTAAAGGATTCGGTCCTCCGCATCCCGCATCAAATAACAACCAGGCTCAGTCGGTACCTCCTTGAGGCGAGCCTTGAGCCGAGCTGGGTCCTGCAGCAGAGACTTCAACCGCCGTACTGCCAGCCGGTGCTGCTGAGTTCGAGGGCCGCGCCATCGCGGTGAAGAACGGCACTCTTGACCTCACCGACAAACACGGTGTGATCGCCATGGGCGACCTGGCCGATGAGCTCACACTCGACTCCACCGAGGGCGTCGTTGAGGATCGGCAGGCCCAGTTCGCCGAGGCTGAAGGGAGCCGCGTCAAAACGGCCACCGACGCCCTTCTGGGGTTTGAAGAAGACGGCAGCTAAATCCTTCTGGTCGGCCGCGAGGACGTTCAACGAGAAGCGCTTGGTGCGCTGAATCATCCCGTTACTGGTGCTGTCGGAGCGGACGGCCATGACCACCAGCGGCGGCTCGAACGAGCCCTGGGTCACCCAGCTGGCGGTGAAGCCGTTGACCTCTTCCCCTTCAGCCACACCACAGATGAAGACCCCGTGGGGAATCTTGCGAAGCAAGGTCTTCTTGGCGTCGGCGTTCAGTGCCATGGATCAGGCCCTCAGAGCCCAAACTCTAGGAACAGCAGGGCCTTTGCGGGTCTGAGCGAGCCTTCTCTTTCTAGGATCGACGGATGAAAGTCCTGTACCCCGGCAGCTTCGACCCCCTGACCCTTGGGCATCTGGATGTGATCGAACGGGGTTCCCATCTGTTCGATGGCCTGGTGGTTGCCGTGCTGCGCAACCCGGGTAAAAACCCTTGCTTCAGCGTTGAGCAGCGGATCGAGCAGATCCGTGGAGCGACGGGTCATCTCCAGCGGATCGAAGTGGCGGCATTCGATGGGCTCACGGTTGAATTCGCCGAGCGCTGTGGTGCTGGCGTGATTCTGCGGGGTCTGAGGGCGTTGAGCGACTTCGAATACGAACTGCAGATCGCGCATACCAATAAAAGTCTGGCTCCGAAGCTGGAGACGCTGTTTCTCGCAACGGCAACGGCCCACAGCTTTCTCAGCAGCTCGGTCGTCAAGGAGGTGGCCCGTTTCGGCGGACCGGTTGGTCACATGGTCCCCACAGGAGTGGCAGAAGATCTGGCGAGGCTTTTTAATCAGTAGTCCCTCCACGCACCCCGCTGATGTCTGAGACGCAGCTGACCTCCGTGCTCGACCAGCTGGATCAACTGGAGGAAGTCGTTCTCGACGGCACCCGGGTTCCCTTCAGTGGCGGGCGTTTGGTCAACGAGCAGGACGCCATCGAATTGATGGATGCCGTGCGGGATGCTCTGCCCGGTCAGTTGGTCAAAGCCGACGAACTGGTGGCCAAAAAGGATGAGTTCATCCAGCAGGCCCGCCAAAAGGCGGACGACATCGTCGCCCAGGCCAAGCAGCAGCGGGATCAGCTGATTAATAGCCAGTCGATCCGCAGTGAAGCCGAGCGGCAGGTGGCGGAATTGCGCGACCAAGCCCGCCAGCAGTGCGAGCAGATGATCGCCCAGGCCCGGCAACAGGTCGC encodes:
- a CDS encoding flavin reductase family protein, which produces MALNADAKKTLLRKIPHGVFICGVAEGEEVNGFTASWVTQGSFEPPLVVMAVRSDSTSNGMIQRTKRFSLNVLAADQKDLAAVFFKPQKGVGGRFDAAPFSLGELGLPILNDALGGVECELIGQVAHGDHTVFVGEVKSAVLHRDGAALELSSTGWQYGG
- the coaD gene encoding pantetheine-phosphate adenylyltransferase, giving the protein MKVLYPGSFDPLTLGHLDVIERGSHLFDGLVVAVLRNPGKNPCFSVEQRIEQIRGATGHLQRIEVAAFDGLTVEFAERCGAGVILRGLRALSDFEYELQIAHTNKSLAPKLETLFLATATAHSFLSSSVVKEVARFGGPVGHMVPTGVAEDLARLFNQ